A genomic stretch from Petrimonas mucosa includes:
- a CDS encoding RagB/SusD family nutrient uptake outer membrane protein codes for MKTISTNIKCILITLMAGIFFFSCNDFLEEHPTGTLTDEAQITSIPGGVALATGAYRSLADWTGGGNVWGSSLPGSLEYPTGKAYAQYMGSDLWKYETDIMDGTHPYFTTIWNNWYRGVRDANLAIKMLPGVTQMPEADRSRYLGEVRTLRAFYYFCLVRLYGDVIANTTVLQNVGEAQQPRTSLVNIYDKIIVPDLEFAVNESNLQDTRSTDGRVTKHVARAILADVYLTMAGYPYQEARTDTTKKWCETGSWSMTEYPVNTQSARELLQKAKTQLDFLYGQYPIGEFSDLNNPEMDNKGGAIFQIQYSSGIRDNGLIVHTLPLSLQISVFDVETGTFIPSTEYLNSYNPADIRLQERVYFYSSDTKASKYDPNESPAPKFATRYLQKYYDKDAIKRTARSGLNFNLYRYADILLMLTEVNWALRQLGVAIPDNDVVKGINEVRTRAGLSNFSADGLTLLDIMSERAYELVFENKMLWDQRRTRKVLIDGEGQFAGIENFVGHQPTHFNFEFSNKHLLSPISGTELDNNRKCSQNFEWLPLQKGE; via the coding sequence ATGAAAACAATATCAACCAATATTAAATGTATACTCATTACGTTGATGGCTGGGATATTCTTCTTCTCCTGCAACGATTTTCTGGAGGAGCATCCCACCGGGACATTGACAGATGAAGCTCAGATCACAAGTATTCCCGGAGGTGTTGCACTGGCAACAGGGGCCTACAGGTCGCTGGCCGACTGGACCGGCGGTGGTAACGTCTGGGGAAGCAGCCTGCCGGGAAGCCTGGAATATCCTACTGGAAAAGCTTATGCTCAATATATGGGATCGGACCTCTGGAAATATGAGACCGATATCATGGATGGAACGCATCCCTATTTCACCACCATCTGGAACAACTGGTATAGAGGGGTCAGGGATGCAAATCTTGCCATAAAGATGTTGCCGGGAGTTACACAGATGCCGGAAGCAGACAGATCCAGATACCTTGGAGAGGTCCGCACATTGCGCGCTTTCTACTATTTCTGCCTGGTAAGGCTGTACGGTGATGTAATCGCCAACACAACCGTACTGCAGAATGTGGGGGAAGCGCAGCAACCACGCACCTCGCTGGTAAACATCTATGACAAGATCATCGTTCCCGACCTGGAGTTTGCAGTAAACGAAAGCAACCTGCAGGATACGCGGTCGACCGACGGACGGGTTACCAAGCATGTGGCCAGGGCAATTCTGGCTGATGTATATCTCACCATGGCCGGCTACCCCTACCAGGAAGCCCGGACCGACACCACAAAAAAATGGTGTGAAACCGGTAGCTGGTCAATGACGGAGTATCCGGTAAACACGCAAAGTGCAAGGGAGTTGCTTCAAAAGGCAAAAACACAGCTCGATTTCCTTTACGGCCAGTATCCGATCGGCGAATTCAGCGACCTCAACAATCCGGAAATGGACAACAAGGGGGGAGCAATCTTCCAGATCCAGTACTCATCCGGCATCAGGGATAACGGACTGATCGTGCATACATTACCGCTATCGCTCCAGATCTCGGTATTTGACGTGGAAACCGGAACATTCATCCCGAGCACCGAATATCTGAACTCATACAATCCGGCCGATATCCGTTTGCAGGAAAGGGTCTATTTCTACAGCAGCGATACAAAAGCCTCGAAGTATGATCCGAACGAAAGCCCCGCTCCCAAGTTTGCAACCCGCTACCTGCAGAAGTACTACGACAAGGATGCCATCAAGCGGACAGCCCGTTCCGGTCTGAATTTCAATCTATACAGATATGCCGACATCCTGCTGATGCTGACGGAAGTAAACTGGGCCCTGCGACAACTAGGGGTGGCAATACCCGACAATGATGTGGTAAAAGGGATCAACGAGGTCAGGACCAGGGCAGGCTTATCCAACTTTTCCGCAGATGGGCTGACACTCCTCGACATCATGAGTGAACGTGCATACGAGCTGGTATTTGAAAACAAGATGTTGTGGGATCAGCGACGTACCCGCAAGGTACTGATCGATGGAGAAGGCCAATTCGCAGGTATTGAGAATTTCGTGGGCCACCAGCCTACCCATTTCAACTTCGAATTCAGCAACAAACATCTGCTCTCACCCATTTCGGGCACCGAGCTGGACAACAACAGGAAATGCTCCCAGAACTTCGAGTGGTTGCCACTGCAGAAAGGAGAATGA
- a CDS encoding SusC/RagA family TonB-linked outer membrane protein encodes MKRVISNLARGAVFALLWAISLSLFAQGITVKGKVVDANNAPLIGVTIQVPGTTTGTVTDADGNFTLGNVPPNGTIEVSYVGMKTELIQVNGRTTIDVILTEDTEMLEEVVVVGYGTMKKSDLTGAVENVSAARLLDKPAFNVAQALSGKVAGLKIIERSGAPGGIPMIRIRGTNSINSGNDPLFVVDDVVGVANALTILNPNEIQSIDVLKDASATAIYGARGANGVIIITTKRGVEGKPVISYDGYVTQSFMQRRLNVLNNEQFFYVIRQAYMNVTKYATNPNWSTCYDAAILPPGEGSMTYSEMPWLFEKTTPGGFRIPLLGRDGNYYKPRFENDWEGETFRPATSTNHQIAIRGGSKDVKLGTFLGYSNNNGLLLNSNFERFSGKMTGDVKLTDWFNINSFLSLNRSKERTNDVSFFSGGMARAAIESYPMLPIKYPDDPEIYGIYAGQYGTNADFPMGEVDCQSPVAVSNGVETFRRRVQVNGAVSLNFTITSHLTFKSNFAMDLLEEKYYRYANRKISRSAQGAANLEAFKNYYWQNENYFNYNNSFGDHTVSGLLGTSWSRFTGEDLTTWNDHFFDDFYGWHNIGIGTATRPAPGSSDRQNSLNSYFARINYDFLGKYLFTATGRYDGSSKFGKNSKYGFFPSASVAWRISEEDFMKEFNGLSNLKLRASIGQTGNQEIGSYVTQTFIGSGTVVLGDAGEPGLWPNSVGNPDLKWEKTTQYNFGIDLGIIDNRITLMLDVYNKLTSDMLLDVPLPQSTTTGSVRLNYGKIRNKGFEAVLGTHNIKSRDFNWYSDINFTRNINKIEQLGPTGADILRNWWVGGANTILREGLPVAQFFGLNRLGTYGTDEASLAARYGMLPGDVKYEDRNNDGRISFVEDGIPMGSAFPKWDMNFNNSLAYKNIDFNLDIRISYGAKKENRTNHSSEDRQGLANGKTSILDAWRPDHQNTMVAQVRPGNGGAYYQTYPDTRWIEDASFVRGDGMTIGYTFPQEMTTKIGASKVRIYLNASNFFLLTKYSGYDPEGSDNDNMDSITPGMDFFMYPRPSNYSLGVNLTF; translated from the coding sequence ATGAAAAGAGTAATTTCAAATCTGGCTAGAGGAGCGGTGTTCGCATTATTGTGGGCCATATCCTTATCTCTATTTGCCCAGGGAATAACCGTAAAGGGCAAAGTGGTTGATGCAAACAATGCACCTTTGATCGGAGTAACAATTCAGGTTCCCGGAACTACCACCGGAACTGTTACCGATGCTGATGGAAATTTTACGTTAGGCAATGTTCCTCCCAATGGAACAATCGAGGTTTCTTATGTAGGTATGAAAACAGAGTTAATCCAGGTGAACGGCAGAACCACCATAGATGTAATCCTGACAGAAGACACGGAGATGCTGGAGGAAGTTGTGGTGGTAGGTTACGGTACCATGAAAAAGAGTGACCTGACCGGAGCCGTGGAGAATGTATCGGCTGCACGTCTGCTGGACAAACCGGCATTCAACGTGGCCCAGGCACTTTCCGGTAAAGTAGCCGGATTAAAGATCATTGAGCGTTCCGGTGCTCCCGGAGGAATTCCGATGATCCGTATCCGCGGAACAAACTCCATAAATTCAGGAAACGATCCGCTCTTTGTGGTGGACGACGTGGTGGGTGTCGCCAATGCATTGACAATCTTGAACCCCAATGAGATTCAATCCATTGACGTATTGAAGGATGCATCTGCGACAGCTATCTATGGAGCACGCGGGGCAAACGGTGTGATCATCATCACCACCAAACGCGGTGTTGAAGGGAAACCGGTAATATCATACGACGGCTACGTTACACAGAGCTTCATGCAACGAAGGTTGAATGTATTGAACAATGAACAGTTCTTCTATGTGATCAGGCAAGCCTACATGAATGTTACCAAATATGCAACCAATCCCAACTGGTCTACCTGCTACGATGCGGCCATCTTGCCACCGGGAGAAGGGTCCATGACCTATTCCGAGATGCCATGGCTATTTGAAAAGACCACTCCGGGAGGCTTTAGGATTCCATTGCTGGGAAGAGACGGCAACTACTACAAACCACGCTTCGAGAACGACTGGGAGGGTGAAACATTCAGGCCGGCCACCTCTACCAATCATCAGATTGCGATACGGGGCGGGAGCAAGGATGTGAAACTGGGTACCTTCCTCGGATACTCGAACAACAACGGTTTGCTGCTGAACTCGAACTTCGAGCGTTTTTCGGGGAAGATGACCGGAGATGTGAAATTGACCGACTGGTTCAATATCAACTCTTTCCTCTCACTGAACAGGAGCAAGGAGAGAACCAATGACGTCTCCTTCTTCAGCGGTGGCATGGCACGCGCAGCCATCGAGTCCTACCCGATGCTCCCCATCAAATATCCCGACGACCCGGAGATTTACGGCATTTATGCAGGCCAGTACGGAACCAATGCCGACTTTCCAATGGGAGAGGTCGACTGCCAATCCCCTGTAGCCGTCAGCAACGGAGTAGAGACCTTTAGGCGGCGTGTACAGGTTAACGGGGCCGTCAGTCTCAATTTTACGATCACCTCTCACCTGACCTTCAAGAGTAATTTTGCAATGGATCTCCTGGAAGAGAAGTATTACCGCTATGCCAACAGAAAAATATCCCGGTCGGCACAAGGTGCTGCCAACCTGGAAGCATTCAAGAATTATTACTGGCAGAACGAAAACTACTTCAACTACAACAACAGTTTCGGAGATCACACTGTCAGCGGTCTGTTGGGGACATCATGGTCGAGATTCACCGGAGAGGACCTGACAACCTGGAACGACCATTTCTTTGATGATTTTTATGGCTGGCACAACATCGGGATAGGTACGGCAACAAGACCTGCTCCCGGGAGCAGTGACCGGCAAAACTCACTCAACTCCTATTTCGCCCGAATCAATTACGATTTTTTGGGCAAGTATCTGTTTACCGCTACCGGACGCTACGACGGCTCTTCCAAATTCGGAAAGAATTCCAAATATGGTTTCTTCCCCTCCGCTTCAGTCGCATGGCGAATAAGCGAGGAGGATTTCATGAAAGAGTTCAACGGACTGAGCAACCTGAAACTGCGTGCCAGCATCGGACAGACGGGTAACCAGGAAATCGGTAGCTATGTGACGCAGACCTTTATCGGGTCCGGAACGGTAGTACTGGGTGATGCAGGAGAGCCGGGGTTGTGGCCCAACTCTGTAGGGAATCCCGACCTGAAATGGGAGAAGACAACGCAATACAATTTTGGTATTGATCTGGGGATCATCGACAACAGGATAACATTGATGCTCGACGTCTACAACAAACTGACCAGCGACATGTTGCTGGACGTACCGCTGCCTCAATCTACCACTACCGGCAGTGTACGGCTCAATTATGGAAAAATCCGCAATAAGGGGTTCGAAGCCGTACTGGGGACACACAACATCAAGAGCCGCGATTTCAACTGGTACAGCGACATCAACTTTACCCGCAACATAAACAAGATTGAACAGTTGGGTCCAACCGGCGCCGACATCCTGCGAAACTGGTGGGTAGGCGGAGCCAACACCATCCTGAGGGAAGGATTGCCAGTGGCTCAATTCTTCGGACTTAACCGACTTGGAACATATGGGACAGATGAAGCCAGCCTGGCCGCCCGTTACGGGATGCTCCCGGGCGACGTCAAGTATGAGGACCGTAACAACGACGGAAGAATCAGTTTTGTGGAAGATGGTATACCCATGGGCAGCGCATTCCCGAAATGGGATATGAACTTCAACAACAGCCTGGCATACAAGAACATCGACTTCAACCTGGATATCCGCATCTCCTATGGTGCCAAGAAGGAGAACCGGACCAACCACTCCTCGGAAGACCGTCAGGGGTTGGCCAACGGAAAGACTTCCATCCTTGATGCCTGGCGTCCAGACCACCAGAACACAATGGTTGCACAGGTTCGGCCCGGAAACGGCGGCGCATATTATCAAACCTATCCCGACACCCGCTGGATCGAAGATGCATCCTTTGTGAGAGGAGACGGGATGACGATCGGTTACACTTTCCCGCAGGAGATGACGACGAAAATCGGAGCCAGCAAGGTAAGAATATACCTGAATGCTTCCAATTTCTTCCTTTTGACCAAATATTCCGGCTACGATCCTGAAGGTAGTGATAACGATAACATGGACAGTATTACGCCCGGTATGGATTTCTTTATGTATCCGAGACCGTCGAATTACTCACTCGGTGTTAATCTAACGTTCTAA
- a CDS encoding DUF3575 domain-containing protein: MTYSLKTQSLLLLLVAFFPFRAHAQEISIKSNLPSWFTATTNIGFEYAFGENISMELSAGINPFTKGDERRMEHWVVWPEVRYWMSDNFDGSFFGVHGVGGRYDIGGVKMPFNTLKGLRDNRYRGGAVGFGFSYGYKWFFSDSWAIEATAGFGFVRFSYDLYSLGKDSSKTGEDKKEYAGPSKAAISIVYTIR; this comes from the coding sequence ATGACGTACAGCTTGAAAACACAATCGTTGCTTCTGCTTCTCGTAGCATTTTTTCCTTTCCGTGCCCATGCGCAGGAGATATCGATCAAGTCCAATTTACCTTCCTGGTTTACGGCAACAACCAATATCGGTTTCGAGTATGCCTTCGGAGAGAATATCAGCATGGAGCTGAGCGCAGGGATAAACCCCTTCACGAAGGGGGATGAGAGGCGGATGGAACACTGGGTTGTATGGCCCGAAGTGAGATACTGGATGAGCGACAACTTCGACGGCAGTTTCTTCGGTGTACATGGTGTGGGCGGCCGATACGATATTGGCGGAGTGAAGATGCCGTTCAATACCCTGAAGGGGTTAAGGGACAACCGCTATCGGGGTGGTGCAGTGGGATTCGGGTTCAGCTACGGCTACAAGTGGTTCTTCAGCGACAGCTGGGCTATTGAAGCTACGGCAGGCTTCGGCTTTGTCCGCTTCAGTTACGATCTCTACTCGCTGGGCAAGGATAGCAGCAAAACAGGTGAGGACAAGAAAGAGTATGCAGGTCCCAGCAAAGCGGCCATCTCCATTGTATATACTATCCGGTGA
- the dinB gene encoding DNA polymerase IV, whose amino-acid sequence MIRKIIHIDMDAFYASIEQRDNPEYRGKPVAVGYGGKRGVVAAASYEARQYGIHSAMPSVTALRRCPRLIFVAPRFENYKTVSNQIMQIFREYTDKVEPLSLDEAFLDVTVNKMGMEVATQIAKEIKEKIHRQTLLTASAGVSYNKFLAKIASDYKKPDGLYVITPEKAERFLEKLAIEKFFGVGRVTAQRMHELGIRTGYELKRYTETELVRHFGKAGTLYYQFVRGIDEREVESEYVRKSLGAEETFAEDLHELVDLLHALDEIAREVHRRAQKRNFLARTLTLKIKYADFTTVSRSRTVPYYLKTYDQLFDLGKELLLQVDDIGERSIRLMGLTLKNASNDQVMPASQPLQLSLDFRE is encoded by the coding sequence ATGATCCGCAAAATCATCCACATAGATATGGATGCCTTTTATGCCTCCATCGAACAGCGCGATAATCCTGAATATCGCGGTAAGCCGGTTGCAGTGGGTTATGGAGGCAAACGGGGCGTTGTGGCTGCGGCCAGTTATGAAGCCCGCCAGTATGGTATACATTCGGCCATGCCTTCGGTAACGGCGCTTCGGCGATGTCCCCGATTGATCTTCGTAGCACCCCGTTTTGAAAACTACAAGACGGTTTCCAACCAGATCATGCAGATTTTCCGGGAGTATACCGATAAGGTGGAGCCCCTCTCGCTCGACGAGGCGTTTCTGGATGTTACGGTAAACAAGATGGGGATGGAAGTTGCCACGCAAATTGCCAAGGAGATAAAAGAGAAGATTCACCGGCAGACCCTGTTGACCGCCTCGGCAGGAGTATCCTACAACAAGTTTCTGGCCAAGATTGCGTCCGACTATAAAAAGCCGGACGGATTGTATGTGATTACGCCCGAAAAGGCGGAAAGGTTCCTAGAAAAGCTGGCCATCGAGAAGTTTTTCGGAGTGGGTCGGGTTACCGCACAGCGGATGCACGAACTTGGAATAAGAACCGGCTACGAACTGAAGCGGTATACCGAAACGGAGCTGGTCCGTCATTTCGGAAAGGCCGGAACCTTATACTATCAGTTTGTCCGTGGCATCGACGAGCGTGAGGTGGAATCGGAGTATGTGCGAAAATCGTTGGGAGCCGAGGAGACTTTCGCCGAAGATCTTCATGAACTGGTCGACCTGCTGCATGCCCTCGATGAGATTGCCCGCGAGGTGCACCGAAGGGCCCAAAAGCGAAACTTCCTGGCCAGGACATTGACACTGAAGATCAAGTATGCCGATTTTACAACTGTTTCCCGAAGCAGGACCGTACCCTACTATCTAAAAACCTATGACCAGCTGTTTGATCTGGGCAAGGAGCTGCTTTTACAGGTAGACGATATCGGAGAGCGCAGCATACGGCTGATGGGGTTGACACTGAAGAATGCTTCAAATGATCAGGTGATGCCAGCCAGCCAGCCCCTGCAACTCTCTTTGGACTTCAGGGAATAA
- a CDS encoding 1-acyl-sn-glycerol-3-phosphate acyltransferase, giving the protein MNISKFILNNILGWKVRNTFPDVPKCIIVVAPHTSNWDFIIGKLAYSSIGRTANFLIKKEWFVFPFNLFFKSIGGIPVERSRNNSMTGALAAEFEKQERLQLAITPEGTRKPVKEWKKGFYFIALKANVPILLIGLDYGKREASIIDLFYPTGDYAADIVKIRSYYKDIQAKHPEKFIP; this is encoded by the coding sequence ATGAACATCAGCAAGTTTATTCTCAACAATATCCTGGGATGGAAGGTAAGGAACACCTTTCCAGATGTACCCAAATGCATTATCGTAGTGGCACCGCATACAAGCAACTGGGATTTTATCATCGGGAAGCTGGCCTACTCCTCCATAGGTAGAACCGCTAATTTCCTGATCAAAAAGGAGTGGTTTGTTTTCCCTTTCAACCTCTTCTTCAAAAGTATCGGCGGGATTCCGGTAGAACGGAGCAGGAACAACTCGATGACCGGAGCCTTGGCGGCGGAATTTGAGAAACAGGAGAGGCTACAACTTGCCATAACCCCCGAAGGAACCCGAAAACCGGTCAAAGAATGGAAGAAAGGGTTCTATTTCATTGCACTGAAAGCCAACGTACCTATTCTTTTGATCGGACTCGATTACGGCAAAAGGGAGGCGTCGATTATCGACCTCTTTTATCCGACTGGCGACTACGCGGCCGATATTGTCAAGATCAGGTCATACTACAAGGATATCCAGGCGAAGCATCCCGAAAAGTTTATTCCCTGA